ACCGATCACCCGCAGCTTATCGGCTCCATTCTCATAGGGGCGGAGCTTCTCCAGCGCTTCAGCGGCTGGCTCCGCTGCCAGAAACGAGACGTACAGGCGCTTGTAGGCTTCCGGTTCACTCTGCGGGAACGGATTGCCGGCAATCACCGCCTCCAGTTCCTCCAGAGACCGGATCATCACCGGAACCTCAAAGCCGAAGGTCTCCTGAATCTTCCCGCTAATCATCTCCGCCAGCCCGCCGCCGGTTAATGCTTCACTCTCAAATATAACATTGCCGCTCTGGATGTAGGTGCGTACATTCCTGAATGGAAGCGTCCCTAGGGTGGCCTTCAGATCCTGCATTTTGATCACTTTGTTGCCGCCGACATTGATGCCGCGCAACCATGCAATGTATGTATTCATCTGTGTTCCGCCTTCCCAAGTACAATCTGTTACCCGCAGGTCTATGCTCTCAGGCGTCTGCGGATCTCACGGACCAGCAGCTCCTTCTCGGGAACCGGAAGGCCTTCTACCAGCCGTGCCGCCGCTACCGGCAGTATCCACGCTTCGATCTCCGCAAGCGTCAAGCCTGACAGCTTCAGATACCTGCCGACATATTGGGCGGTCAGCCGTTTTCTGGCGAAACCCAGGAACCCCTTAGCGAACACGGAAGCCTGCGGAGGCATGGCCCCGATACTGAACATGATTACTGACCGTGCCACATCTGCCGCAGGATTGCCGCGGACGCCGGTCATCCAGTCAATGACCCATAGCTTATCGTCCATCAGGATATTATCCGGGTGGAAATCGCCATGGCATAGCTTGTCCCCGTCCGGCAGCCGGGCAAGCCGGGACAGAATCTGTGTTTTCTCGTCTGTCTCAAGCATGGGTGCGGCGATAATATGCTGCTCCAGGCGCTTCTTCTGCGCCCCGGCTTCGCCCATGCCACCCAGCTGATGGAGGCTGTAATGCAGGCCGGCCATCTGTTTGAAGCCGCTGAAGTTCAGCCATGGCTTCCGGTTCATCTGCTGCAGCAGGGTAGGACCGGCGATCTGCTGATATACAATTCCCTGTCTACCCTCTACAACTACCCGCTCATGGGGCTGCGGAGTAGCAACACCTTGTTCATAGACCCATTTACTGATGCGGTATTCCAAGTCCACGTGCCCTTCCGGAACATCCTCGCGGTACAGCTTAAGAATTGTCTCTTCCCCGTACTCCAGCACTTCAGCCGTTCTGCCTTGACCGATTACCTTCCCCTGCATATCGTACCCTCTCCACTAATCCAGACTAACCTTCGTATAATGCTCTACTATAGGAAAAGGGCTGTAATAATGATGCAGCAGCGCCTTCCACTCCTGATACTGGGGCGATTCCCTGAAGCCTACGGTATGATCCTCCAGGCTGCGCCATCTGACGATCAGCAGATACTTGTGGTCATCTTCCATGCAGTGTTGAAGCTCATGGCCCAAATACCCGTCAATCGAAGCAATCAGCGGGGAAGCCTCCCTGAAGTCTGCTCGAAGGAATCAGTCTGAACCCGGCTTTACCTGCAGCATTGCCGCTTCTGTAATCATGCTCCCATCTCCTTTTATAGTGAATCCCGGAAAAACTCATGATAGAAATTAATAATAACCAGCAGCACAGCCAGCGATTCGTTGACGCTATCCACTTCCAGCGCATGATTGGCATCGTCAATTCTGTAGACCCTTACCTGCTTCATGCTGCTAAGCTCAGCAGGATGCTGCCCGGTGAACATCGGGTCACTTCCGCCGTAAATTACACTGCCTTGGCTCTGCCTGATGAACGGAAGGCTCTCGGGAACAGGCGTAAGAAACAGATGCGAGACCTTCTCGCCCATTCCAGGCTCCGACGCCGCCTTAACGGCAATAATCGTGCCCATACTCTTACTGATGAACAGGAACTGCTCGTAGTCGGGAAGCGAAGCAAGCGCAATCTTGCATTCCTCGGCAACAATATCAATCTCTTCGCGCTTAAAGGCTACTCTGGCAGCCTGATATCCGTATTCGAGCAGCAGCAGGTCACAGCCGTATTCCCGAGCCAGCTTGCCTGCATAATCCAGCAGCGGCCGCTCGGCGGAATAATTCTGTCCCGGAAACACCACGGCCAGCACCTTGGAGCCTTGCGTAATAAGCTTATGTCTGACCTCTCTGCCCCAATGTGAGGACATTACAATGCTTGATACGCTCATCTATAATCCACGCCTTTCTTACCTGTTCTATGAGATTCTCTCTTGCCTCTCATTATAGCTAACTTCAGCACAGGTTGAAAACCGGACAGCCCCGCAGGGCGGGTCTGAAGATGGCGCCACTCTATGAACCATCCGGCTGCTGCTCTGGAAGAGCCTTGTGAATGCTGCTCCTTTTGCGGACAACAAGCTCAGCTGTAAGCCACAGCAGCACAGGAATCACCACTTCGAACGGAAGGGCATATACCTTGTAGATGTGATACGCGAACTCTTCCATTTCCATAATATTGGAATAGATGAAGTCCGACAGATAGATCATGATCAGTCCCATCTGCAGCACTACAGACCGGTAGCTCCCAAGCTTGAATACCTTCGCTACCCCGTTACAGGTTACATACAGACACAGACTGACCTTGACGAAGAGCGCGGTAACAAACACAATGGCCGCCGAGCCCTCGATCCTCGTAACGAAATCGCCGATATTTATCCGGCTGACCGCCACATAAGACGGGAAGTACAGACCGGACAGAATATCAGGACCCAGCATCAGCAGATTGCGCAGTGTAATCATAATAATGATCCCCCCGGCAATCAGTGTGCTGCTGACCAGCACCCGCTTGGCAGAGCCCTTGGCCGGAATGGCGCTGAACGCGCCCAGGAAGACTACAATCTCGGCAAAAGGGAAGGTGAACGAGCCAGCTGTATCTGCAAGAATAAGGCCAAATCTGGTATGGAGCAGCGGCTTCAGATGATGGTACTCAAACTTGGGTACAGAGAGCAGTTGTAGGACCACAATTACAATCAGCGAGAAGAGCAGCAGGAATTTGGCGCTTCTTCCAAGCACCTCAATCCCGGCATGGACCACCCAGATACAGAGCAGGCCAATCATAAGCATGGGTGCGAGCATCGGAGTTGCAGTTAAAGCCACGGTCTTGCTGAACTCCCCGAAATTACGCAGCACCAGCGCTCCCAGATGTAAAGCATACCAGATATACAGACAACAGAGCATCCGTCCCAGGACGGAGCCGAACACTGCAATCAACATATCATACAGATCCTTGCCCGGAAACAGGACATGGAGTCTCGCATAGATCATCATAAGCGGAAGGGCCAGCATAATCGCCAGCAGTTGGGCAATCCAGCTGCTGTTGCCGGATTGTGACGAGGTGCCCAGGAACAGGGAAGCGCCGGTGATAAATAATACAGCGATGCTGATCGACTGGCCAGCCGGGATAATCTCTTTGCTCACACTCTCCTCCTCCTTCAGTGTCACGCGCTAATATAACCTTTTGATCCAATCCACAAACAGCGGGGACGGACTGGGTATCTCCCAGTTCATCGAGAGTGCGAAGGCCAGCGCGAAGGAGATCAGGTACAGGGCAGAGCAGACCAGGAAATCCCGTTTCATTCCCTTCTTCCGCAGCCCATATGGATCAATGACAGCGATCAAGGCATAGATCAACACCACGTAAATAACCATAGCTTAATCCCCCAGCCGGATGGCCCGCGATGTCTTGGCACTGCTCTGTATCGTCACCTTGGACTTGACGTTCACTTCAAGACCGGCAAAGACCTCTGGCCAGTGATCCTTCACCTCCGCCCAGAGCTTGGGCTGGTTCTCGTACAGGCTCTCGCCAAAGCCAAAAATATCAGCGTCATATTGCTGCTGCATCTTATGAACTAACGTAAGAATATCTGCCTGCAGCTCCTCAGCCGCCCTTTGCTCAATATCATGAATCGTCTCATTTTCTAAGAATCCGTCCGTGGTCATCACCTCATCCAGCCCTGTCTTGGTTTCCGTTCGAATCTCCATCCGAAGCCTGCCATCTACCATTTGGTGCTTCAGCTTGGTCTGATTGGAGACAATCTCCAGGGAATACGCCGGGTTCCCCCGCTTATCATCCACAACCAGCACCCCTCCCTGCAGTACATTTTTGATCATAAGCATCGTCTTCGTCTCATCGCCGCTCAGTTTGCCCACCATCCGGTCCTTCAAGAATAAGGCGGTGCCTGCCACCCTCTCGCTCCTCTCACCATTTTTCCGGTGAATATGAATGATTGGGGCCGTTGCATTAATCCCCGAAGTCTCCAGCTTGTCAATGAAATCCCAGATCTCCACAGCCGGAGCGATGTTCGTATACTTCTCGTCACGCATCATCTGGGCCAATTCAAAAGACAGGATCGCTTCCGTGGTACTGTTCAGATTGAGCACCTCGCGGGCCGTCTTCTCTCCTGACACGAAGATGAACACATCTGAACGGGTCTCCGTGTCCCGGCTGTACCAGTCAATGACTTTCACCAGCCCCTCTCTGGCGGCTTCCTCACTGATGATTATGGCCTTGGCATGACTCCAGAACAGCTTCTTGCCGGTCATAGAGATCATATTGCGGACGATTTCAAACATCGTATTCCCGCTGAGGCTGACCATTTTATAGCCCGCCTGAGCCTTGTCGGCTGCCCCGCCAGTATCTACGATCTCTGCTGTAAGCAGCAGCTTCCCATCCTCATCCTTATCAATGGCCACCCCGGCTACAATCGCCATATCATCCACCTCGGCATAATTCCAGCAGCCGGTGAGTCCCAGGCTCAGCAGCAGCAGTAGCGAGATCAGAGAGGCGCCCCCTCTTCGCAGAGACCTCATGACCGCTTCGCCGGTCTTTTCGGCGGCTTCCGTCTCCGGTTGCGCATTCCAATCATCGCCGGCCGCAGATTCATATCCCACCAGGGGGCACGGATCGTTGTATCCTTAATATCCTGCGGGCGGATCGAGCCGACTCCCAGCATGTAAGAGACCCCGAAGGAGCGCAGACTCATCAGATGAATGACCAGACCGAGCAGACCGAAGAAATATCCGTAGAGACCGAGGAAAAAGGTGGCGCCCAGCAGCGCCAGTCTGGCGATGATCAGCGGGCCGGTCAGCCTTGGATTCAGCAGAGTCGTTATCCCTGTCAAGCCCACCACGATGACCATCGGCGCACTGACAATCCGTGCATCCACAGCAGCCTGGCCCAGCACCAGCGCTCCGACAATGCTTACCGCCTGCCCAATCGAAGTCGGTATCCGCGCCCCCGCTTCCCGCAGCACCTCGAAGATGGTCAACATAAGCAGGGCTTCAACTATGGTTGGAAACGGCACCGATTGCCTCGCAGTCGCAATGCTTAGCAGCAGCAGAGTGGGGACCATCTCCTGGGCATAGGTCACGAGGGCAATATACCCGGCCGGGATACTGATCGACATGAAGGCGCCCATCACTCGAAGCACACGGTTAAACGATGCAAAATAATAATTGATATAATAATCCTCGCTGGCCTGGAAGTTCTCTACGAATACATAAGGGACAGTCAGCGCAAAAGGAGTGCCTTCGATAAGAACCGCAACCCGGCCCTCCAGGATTTTGCTTACCAGTGTGTCCGGCCGCTCGGTATTTCCGACAGTTTCAAACGGAGAGTACGGCTCGTCACGGATCAGCTCGGACAAATAACCCGTATCCAGAATCAGATCAAGCTCCACCTTCTCCAGCCTGTCATACAGCTCCTTAATAATGGCAGGAGAGGTCAGGCTCTCCATATAGCAGATACAGGTCTGTGTCCTGCTGCGTGTTCCGATTTGCGTGAATTCAAATTTCAGATCCGGGTCCTGCACTCTGCGGCGGATCAGGGTCAGATTGACAAGCAGCGATTCGGTGAACCCCTCACGGGGGCCGCGCACTGCTTTTTCTGTAGTAGGCTCTTCTATCGCTCTGGAATCCCATCCCTGAACATTGATAACCAGCCCTCCGGCATAGCCATCAAGGAGCAGCACCGCCTTCCCGCTGACGACCGCTCCGATCAATCCCTCCAGCTCCCCGGTGGCCGTGACATCAGGCGTATCAATAACGGTCATCCGGATTCTTTCCATCAGAACTTTGGGGTCCCGGTACTCTTCTTCTGCGGGCTGGTAAGCAAGTACCGGCTTGATGATCCCTGTTTGAATCAGATTCCGGTCTACCATTCCATCGACATAGATTAATCCGCAGCGGACGGGAGCTCCCTGGCTATTCTCTATGATCCTTACTCTCAGTGTCCCGTCGTTATTGAAAATCTTCCGCAGCCGTTCCACCGTCTCCTCCAGCAAAGGGCTTAGCGGAGGATGCGCGGACAGGGTACCGGCAGCTTCACTGTTCAGTGCAGAATGCTTGTTCTTCACCGCTCTCACTCCTGTCAGAGATCTATTGCTCTGATTATCCCCCGTCTCTCTAACTCCTATTCGCCAGAATTTGCTGGATAAAAGAGCAGAAGCCGCCCGCCCTTGAACGGCACAGCAAGTAAGCCCGCTCTGTAACAGAGGGGCCGGCTTATGCCAAGCTTCATATAAGATCGTCAGTTGCTGCTCCACTAGTGCCAAAGCTCCTTACAGCAGCCGCTTTATGTTATGGTTAGTACAGTATGTTATTAGCAGAGAACGAACAATAAAGGAGCCTGTAAGATGACACCATTCACGCAAAAGGTTATCCTCATCATTCAATCGATCCCGGAAGGCTCCGTCATGACCTACGGCGGAATTGCCCGGGCAGCCGGAAGCCCCCGGGCAGCACGGCAGGTCGTGCGCATTCTGCACTCCATGAGCAGGAAGTACAAACTGCCGTGGCACAGGGTCATCAACGCCAAAGGCATGATCTCGCTCACCGAAGACGAATCCGCCTCCCTGCAGCGGCTGTACTTAACCGGAGAGGGCATTGTCTTTGATGAACGGGGGGTGGTTGACCTGGACCGCTACCAGTATATTCCTGCTCTTGAGCTGGACATGGAACTGGAGCTTCCGGCTGACTCCGGCGATGAAGGGGAAGCTTAACCTGCCTTCCTCCTGCCCTCGGAATAACTCCTGCGGCTCCCGCCCGCCAGCCCGTTCAGCAGGCAATACATCGTGGCATAGATCACCAGCAGCACAAAGGCGATGAACAGGCTGAAGAACACAGACTGCCGGTTCAGACTGTCCATGACCAGCCGGTAGAGCTGATGGCGGTCCGTCAGCACATCCCAGCTGTTCAGCCGGTAGACTCTGCCGAGCAGGACGCCGTAGCCGCCCATGACACAGGCGAACAGAACGAATATCCATGAGAGCAGCATGTTGCTTTTGCGGTAGATCACGTGCTGGAACTGGTACAGGGAGAAGAAGCCGGTCAGCCAGCCGCTCCAGGTGAACAGGAGGAGGGTGGTCAGATCATACCAGTACCGGTTCTGGATCGTTCCGCCAACGATATACTTGCTTTTGCGGACGGTCAGATGGATCAGATCAGTCATAATATAAGGCGCATTCGGAAAAAACAGCAGCCAGGCTACGCCCAGCGGCAGAATCAGCAGTCCCCCGATCTTCCGCTTATCCAGCTCATGCGCGGCCATGGAGAAGAAGAACGGCACCCAGGCCAGAAACAGATTCCAGAGCAGAAAGGCATAGAACGTATCCGTCTGCAGCGAAACTACCCGGTACACCGCAAGCGTTGCCCCCGTCATAGCAGCCAGTAGGATGAAGACCTTGGTGTAATTCAGTTCTTTCATGAAGGATAATCCCCTTACCTTGATATAGTCGAATGATGTAATTGTACAAATATGGGGCAGGAGTGTCCAATATGGGAGGGTTTAATACGGGAGGGTTCACGGGGAATCTGGTGACAATTGGACAAGACATAATAAAACCGGCGGGAAATTTACGTCTGTAAATTCCCCGCCGGTTTTTGCTTTGAGCTAATTTGTTACTGCCTAACCGCAGGCTTATGCAGCAACCCTCATATGAATTACTTTTCGCTTACGAATTATATTGACTGTACTCATCCTCAGTCGTCTGCACGTTCTTCAGATACGTAATCTGCCCCATATCATTCACACGCATAATATCTATACCCGCCTTCGCATAGACCGTGCCGTCGGCAGCTTGTCCGCATACTGCCCAGTTGGTCAGGTAGCTGCCGTCAGGCTGAAGTACCCATGCGTCCCACATATGTTTAATGTCTTTGTTATGTTCATAAAAAGTCTTAATCACTATCTCGAATCCTGTGCGGCTTCTCCCGCCCGACACAATTTCAGCATCCGGCGTGAACAGTGACAATAAGTCTTGCATAGCCCGATCGTCGGTGCGAGAGGCATCATACAAACGGAAATAGTTATTTAACATGGTTATGTTCTTATCCGTGTGTTGAGCGTTAGTGGTATTACCGGCAGTTGTTGTGTTAGACATTTTGTTACCTCCTGAAGTTTCTGTAGTGTTATACTTAGTCGGGTTTTATAGTTCGAATATTTTCGAACTATTCAACACAAGAAGAACTATATCACACTTCTAAAGCAACGTAAATAATAATTCGAAAATTATCGAACATTGAAAGAAGATATTGAATATGCTAGTATCTACCTTATGAGACATTTACCGATACCTGCAGTTTCAGAGATGCATCTGACCACGGTCTGTAATGCATTAGGTGACCCGTTGCGCATGAAGATTGCCTATTGTTTAGCCAGTTCTGGCGAGAGACACTGCTCCGCCTTCGAAGTCGACCACATCTCAAAATCAACATTGTCCCACCACGTTAAAATGCTTCGTGAAGCTGGAATCATCCAGCCGCGCATAGAAGGCAAACAACACTTTTATTCGCTCAGAAAAGATGATTTAAATACCCGTTTCCCAGGTCTGGTCGATATGATTCTGCACACAGGAGACTTAGGATAATATAGGATACAGTGGGGACATGTATAGTAAACGACAAAGAAATCGCTCCTTTGGGGATGGAAGGTGACCCTCCATTGTACCAAAAAGGCGATTTCTTTGTGCTGATTATAAGGGTTATACCCCGCCGCTCAGCTTGCGGGCCACTGCCGGAGTGCGGCCCTTGAAAGCAGCGCTGCGCGAAGAAGATTCCTCCAGCCCCGAGAGGGCGCTGCATTCTCTGAAGGCCGCATGCGCGCAGCCCCGGCAACGGCTGGGATTCACGCTGCCCAGCGCATCATTGATCGCTTCGCCGGTATGATCATAGAACTGTGAGGCACCGATCCGGTCATACAGTCCTGTTCTCTTCAGCAGCTCCAGCGGCTGGCTCTGGATACCTGAGATCATCAGCCTGCCGCCTGCCGCCTGCAATTCCTTCACCAGTGCTGCCAGATTAGCCTCGCCTGTCGTATCCATCAGCGGCACCTTGCCCATGCGCAGCAGGATAAGCTTAGGCTGATCCGGGCCGAGCCCGGGCATGGTGTGGTCGAAGCGGTAAGCGGCTCCGAAGAACAGCGGTCCCTCCACATTGTAGATTCCGATCTGCGGACAGTCGTGGCTCTCGGTTACCATATGGGCCTCAACCTTGACGGAAGACGGGTCAGGCAGCACCTTGGAGATTCTGTGTACCTCGCCCATACGCTTCACGAAGAGGACAACAGCCAGAATCAGCCCCACCTCAACCGCCACGGTCAGATCGGCGAATACCGTCAGCAGGAAGGTAATCGCCAGCACCAGCGAATCCCCGGTCTTCAGCTTCAGCAGGTGGAGGAATTCCTTGCGTTCACTCATATTCCAGGCTACGACCATCAGAATCGGGGCCATCGCTGCCAGCGGAATGCTGGAGGCGTACGGGGCGAACAGCAGCAGGATCAGGAACACGACCACGCCGTGAATGATCCCGGATAGTGGAGAAGCGGCACCGCTGCGGATATTGGTAGCGGTTCTGGCAATCGCACCCGTAGCCGGTATCCCGCCGAAGAGCGGCGCAGCGATATTGGCGACCCCCTGGCCGATCAGCTCCCGGTTACTGTCATGGCGGCTGCCCGACATGCCGTCGGCCACGACTGCGGAGAGCAGCGACTCAATGGCCCCCAGCAGCGCAATGACAAAGGCCGGACGGATCAGCAGCTTGATTTTCTCCCACGTAATGACCGGGAAGTGAAAGCTGGGGAGTGTATTCGGAATATCTCCGTAGGCAGAGCCGATGGTCGTCACCTTGCCGCTGAAGAACAGGGCAGCGATAACCGTGGCACACAACAGTCCGATCAGAGAGCCCGGCACCTTCGGGGCAAACCGCAACCCCAGCACCACTACGGCGAGACATACCCCCGCAGTCAGAATGCTATACAGATTGATTGTGGAGAGATGCGCCCCGACCTCCTTCATATTATCGATAAAGCTCTCATGCCGCTTCATATCCCTCAGGCCAAGGAAGTTCGCAATCTGCCCGCTGAAAATAATAACGGCAATCCCGGCCGTAAAACCAATGGTCACCGGCTTCGGAATGAACTTAATCAATACCCCCAGCCGCAGAACACCCATCAAGACAAGAATCACCCCGGCCATCATTCCGGCAATCAGCAGATTCTCATACCCGTACTGCATCGCAATGGCGAACAAAATAGGAATGAATGCACCCGTAGGCCCGCCAATTTGGAACCTGGACCCGCCGAATAAGGAAATCAGTATTCCGGCCACAATGGTTGTATAAATTCCGTACTCCGGCTTCACACCGGAAGCAATAGCAAATGCCATCCCGAGCGGGATGGCAATAACGCCGACGATTGTCCCTGAAATGATATCTTTGCGCAGCGAAGCAATGTTATAGCCTTTGAATCGGCCCCACCCTGTCATCCTATAACCTTCTTTTCTCTGAATATCTGATTATTTGAATATAATACCCACA
The window above is part of the Paenibacillus sp. FSL H8-0048 genome. Proteins encoded here:
- a CDS encoding DUF1697 domain-containing protein, whose translation is MNTYIAWLRGINVGGNKVIKMQDLKATLGTLPFRNVRTYIQSGNVIFESEALTGGGLAEMISGKIQETFGFEVPVMIRSLEELEAVIAGNPFPQSEPEAYKRLYVSFLAAEPAAEALEKLRPYENGADKLRVIGRELYALYEVSVSESPLFKVPFDKLLGTALTARNWNTLNKVAALARKP
- a CDS encoding phosphotransferase family protein; this translates as MQGKVIGQGRTAEVLEYGEETILKLYREDVPEGHVDLEYRISKWVYEQGVATPQPHERVVVEGRQGIVYQQIAGPTLLQQMNRKPWLNFSGFKQMAGLHYSLHQLGGMGEAGAQKKRLEQHIIAAPMLETDEKTQILSRLARLPDGDKLCHGDFHPDNILMDDKLWVIDWMTGVRGNPAADVARSVIMFSIGAMPPQASVFAKGFLGFARKRLTAQYVGRYLKLSGLTLAEIEAWILPVAAARLVEGLPVPEKELLVREIRRRLRA
- a CDS encoding GerAB/ArcD/ProY family transporter, with protein sequence MSKEIIPAGQSISIAVLFITGASLFLGTSSQSGNSSWIAQLLAIMLALPLMMIYARLHVLFPGKDLYDMLIAVFGSVLGRMLCCLYIWYALHLGALVLRNFGEFSKTVALTATPMLAPMLMIGLLCIWVVHAGIEVLGRSAKFLLLFSLIVIVVLQLLSVPKFEYHHLKPLLHTRFGLILADTAGSFTFPFAEIVVFLGAFSAIPAKGSAKRVLVSSTLIAGGIIIMITLRNLLMLGPDILSGLYFPSYVAVSRINIGDFVTRIEGSAAIVFVTALFVKVSLCLYVTCNGVAKVFKLGSYRSVVLQMGLIMIYLSDFIYSNIMEMEEFAYHIYKVYALPFEVVIPVLLWLTAELVVRKRSSIHKALPEQQPDGS
- a CDS encoding Ger(x)C family spore germination protein; protein product: MGYESAAGDDWNAQPETEAAEKTGEAVMRSLRRGGASLISLLLLLSLGLTGCWNYAEVDDMAIVAGVAIDKDEDGKLLLTAEIVDTGGAADKAQAGYKMVSLSGNTMFEIVRNMISMTGKKLFWSHAKAIIISEEAAREGLVKVIDWYSRDTETRSDVFIFVSGEKTAREVLNLNSTTEAILSFELAQMMRDEKYTNIAPAVEIWDFIDKLETSGINATAPIIHIHRKNGERSERVAGTALFLKDRMVGKLSGDETKTMLMIKNVLQGGVLVVDDKRGNPAYSLEIVSNQTKLKHQMVDGRLRMEIRTETKTGLDEVMTTDGFLENETIHDIEQRAAEELQADILTLVHKMQQQYDADIFGFGESLYENQPKLWAEVKDHWPEVFAGLEVNVKSKVTIQSSAKTSRAIRLGD
- a CDS encoding spore germination protein; translation: MKNKHSALNSEAAGTLSAHPPLSPLLEETVERLRKIFNNDGTLRVRIIENSQGAPVRCGLIYVDGMVDRNLIQTGIIKPVLAYQPAEEEYRDPKVLMERIRMTVIDTPDVTATGELEGLIGAVVSGKAVLLLDGYAGGLVINVQGWDSRAIEEPTTEKAVRGPREGFTESLLVNLTLIRRRVQDPDLKFEFTQIGTRSRTQTCICYMESLTSPAIIKELYDRLEKVELDLILDTGYLSELIRDEPYSPFETVGNTERPDTLVSKILEGRVAVLIEGTPFALTVPYVFVENFQASEDYYINYYFASFNRVLRVMGAFMSISIPAGYIALVTYAQEMVPTLLLLSIATARQSVPFPTIVEALLMLTIFEVLREAGARIPTSIGQAVSIVGALVLGQAAVDARIVSAPMVIVVGLTGITTLLNPRLTGPLIIARLALLGATFFLGLYGYFFGLLGLVIHLMSLRSFGVSYMLGVGSIRPQDIKDTTIRAPWWDMNLRPAMIGMRNRRRKPPKRPAKRS
- a CDS encoding MGMT family protein, which gives rise to MTPFTQKVILIIQSIPEGSVMTYGGIARAAGSPRAARQVVRILHSMSRKYKLPWHRVINAKGMISLTEDESASLQRLYLTGEGIVFDERGVVDLDRYQYIPALELDMELELPADSGDEGEA
- a CDS encoding DUF1361 domain-containing protein, producing MKELNYTKVFILLAAMTGATLAVYRVVSLQTDTFYAFLLWNLFLAWVPFFFSMAAHELDKRKIGGLLILPLGVAWLLFFPNAPYIMTDLIHLTVRKSKYIVGGTIQNRYWYDLTTLLLFTWSGWLTGFFSLYQFQHVIYRKSNMLLSWIFVLFACVMGGYGVLLGRVYRLNSWDVLTDRHQLYRLVMDSLNRQSVFFSLFIAFVLLVIYATMYCLLNGLAGGSRRSYSEGRRKAG
- a CDS encoding nuclear transport factor 2 family protein — translated: MQDLLSLFTPDAEIVSGGRSRTGFEIVIKTFYEHNKDIKHMWDAWVLQPDGSYLTNWAVCGQAADGTVYAKAGIDIMRVNDMGQITYLKNVQTTEDEYSQYNS
- a CDS encoding ArsR/SmtB family transcription factor codes for the protein MRHLPIPAVSEMHLTTVCNALGDPLRMKIAYCLASSGERHCSAFEVDHISKSTLSHHVKMLREAGIIQPRIEGKQHFYSLRKDDLNTRFPGLVDMILHTGDLG
- a CDS encoding SulP family inorganic anion transporter, with protein sequence MTGWGRFKGYNIASLRKDIISGTIVGVIAIPLGMAFAIASGVKPEYGIYTTIVAGILISLFGGSRFQIGGPTGAFIPILFAIAMQYGYENLLIAGMMAGVILVLMGVLRLGVLIKFIPKPVTIGFTAGIAVIIFSGQIANFLGLRDMKRHESFIDNMKEVGAHLSTINLYSILTAGVCLAVVVLGLRFAPKVPGSLIGLLCATVIAALFFSGKVTTIGSAYGDIPNTLPSFHFPVITWEKIKLLIRPAFVIALLGAIESLLSAVVADGMSGSRHDSNRELIGQGVANIAAPLFGGIPATGAIARTATNIRSGAASPLSGIIHGVVVFLILLLFAPYASSIPLAAMAPILMVVAWNMSERKEFLHLLKLKTGDSLVLAITFLLTVFADLTVAVEVGLILAVVLFVKRMGEVHRISKVLPDPSSVKVEAHMVTESHDCPQIGIYNVEGPLFFGAAYRFDHTMPGLGPDQPKLILLRMGKVPLMDTTGEANLAALVKELQAAGGRLMISGIQSQPLELLKRTGLYDRIGASQFYDHTGEAINDALGSVNPSRCRGCAHAAFRECSALSGLEESSSRSAAFKGRTPAVARKLSGGV